A region of Vigna radiata var. radiata cultivar VC1973A chromosome 10, Vradiata_ver6, whole genome shotgun sequence DNA encodes the following proteins:
- the LOC106775883 gene encoding GTPase-activating protein gyp7 isoform X2 gives MLRSAVHLRLRKGRLKSPWSRRKRKHVLSPRQWKSLFTQDGRIRDGGIKFLKRVRSGGVDPSIRAEVWPFLLGVYDLDSTKEERDAIRTQNRKEYEKFRRQCRQLLKHNNGSFKLNEIGEISYEGDGGSLIQDYGSPSSEDATSARESLSSEEHSPDAEYSDDPSSALLEGDDVPNVSNADTSALDTDSTDSDSSEGPEIIQTFPSDDGQEDSNSKTPKDNSSPSVMQVPSKLWTNEDFATWQRIIRLDAVRANGEWMPYSPSQAVVPDCRAHRSAEAVGLKDYGHLDASRIFHAARLVAILEAYALYDPEIGYCQGMSDLLSPIVSVIPEDHEAFWCFVGFMRKARQNFRLDEVGIRRQLDIVAKIIKFKDGHLFRHLQKLQAEDCFFVYRMVVVLFRRELTFEQTLCLWEVMWADQAAIRAGIGKSAWSRIRQRAPPTDDLLLYAIAASVLQRRKLIIEKYSSMDEIIKECNGMAGHLDVWKLLDDAHNLVVTLHDKMKIETSLR, from the exons AGGTCGTCTTAAATCACCGTGGTCCCGTAGGAAAAGGAAACATGTACTTTCACCTCGGCAATGGAAAAGCTTGTTTACCCAAGATGGGAGAATTCGGGATGGTGGAATTAAGTTCCTGAAAAGAGTTCGCAGTGGA GGTGTTGATCCTAGTATTAGAGCTGAAGTTTGGCCATTCCTACTCGGAGT CTATGACTTGGACAGTACTAAGGAAGAAAGAGACGCTATAAGAACTCAAAATAG AAAGGAGTATGAGAAATTTCGCAGACAATGCCGGCAACTGCTAAAGCACAATAATGGGAGCTTTAAGTTAAATGAAATAGGGGAAATCAGCTATGAAGGGGATGGTGGAAGTCTTATTCAAGATTATGGTTCTCCTAGTTCAGAAGATGCAACAAGTGCAAGAGAATCTCTTTCCAGTGAGGAACATAGTCCAGATGCTGAATATTCAGATGATCCATCTAGTGCCCTGTTGGAAGGAGATGATGTTCCAAACGTCAGCAATGCTGATACCTCTGCACTGGATACTGATTCCACTGATTCAGACTCCTCAGAAGGTCCTGAGATAATTCAGACATTTCCTTCTGATGATGGTCAGGAAGACAGCAATTCCAAGACCCCCAAGGATAATTCTTCTCCCTCTGTAATGCAAGTTCCGTCAAAACTATGGACTAATGAAGATTTTGCCACCTGGCAACGGATCATCCGACTTGATGCAGTACGTGCAAATGGGGAATGGATGCCATACTCCCCTTCTCAAGCTGTGGTACCAGACTGTAGGGCACATCGTTCAGCTGAGGCTGTTGGATTGAAGGATTATGGTCACCTGGATGCCAGCAGAATCTTTCATGCTGCTCGACTGGTTGCAATTCTTGAAGCATATGCTTTATACGACCCTGAAATCGGCTACTGCCAGGGTATGAGTGATTTGCTATCTCCTATAGTTAGTGTTATACCAGAAGATCACGAGGCTTTCTGGTGTTTTGTTGGATTCATGAGAAAGGCTCGGCAAAATTTCAGGCTTGATGAGGTGGGTATTAGGAGGCAACTAGATATAGTTGCAAAAATTATTAAGTTCAAGGATGGCCACCTGTTTAGGCATTTGCAGAAGCTGCAGGCCGAGGATTGCTTTTTTGTGTATAGGATGGTGGTGGTATTGTTTAGAAGGGAGTTGACATTTGAGCAGACTCTTTGCCTTTGGGAAGTAATGTGGGCAGATCAAGCAGCAATCCGAGCAGGTATCGGGAAATCTGCATGGAGCAGAATTAGGCAGCGAGCTCCACCAACAGACGATTTATTGCTTTACGCAATAGCAGCATCAGTTCTACAAAGGAGAAAGTTGATCATTGAGAAGTACAGCAGCATGGACGAGATCATCAAGGAATGCAATGGCATGGCTGGACACCTTGATGTTTGGAAGCTGCTTGATGACGCCCATAACTTGGTTGTCACCCTTCAtgacaaaatgaaaatagagaCATCATTACGATGA
- the LOC106775883 gene encoding small G protein signaling modulator 1 isoform X1 yields MNPLRRSLNSQPPSSNSSPSSSSSQSSSSSSSWIHLRSVLFVVTASSPASCSSSDRGRLKSPWSRRKRKHVLSPRQWKSLFTQDGRIRDGGIKFLKRVRSGGVDPSIRAEVWPFLLGVYDLDSTKEERDAIRTQNRKEYEKFRRQCRQLLKHNNGSFKLNEIGEISYEGDGGSLIQDYGSPSSEDATSARESLSSEEHSPDAEYSDDPSSALLEGDDVPNVSNADTSALDTDSTDSDSSEGPEIIQTFPSDDGQEDSNSKTPKDNSSPSVMQVPSKLWTNEDFATWQRIIRLDAVRANGEWMPYSPSQAVVPDCRAHRSAEAVGLKDYGHLDASRIFHAARLVAILEAYALYDPEIGYCQGMSDLLSPIVSVIPEDHEAFWCFVGFMRKARQNFRLDEVGIRRQLDIVAKIIKFKDGHLFRHLQKLQAEDCFFVYRMVVVLFRRELTFEQTLCLWEVMWADQAAIRAGIGKSAWSRIRQRAPPTDDLLLYAIAASVLQRRKLIIEKYSSMDEIIKECNGMAGHLDVWKLLDDAHNLVVTLHDKMKIETSLR; encoded by the exons AGGTCGTCTTAAATCACCGTGGTCCCGTAGGAAAAGGAAACATGTACTTTCACCTCGGCAATGGAAAAGCTTGTTTACCCAAGATGGGAGAATTCGGGATGGTGGAATTAAGTTCCTGAAAAGAGTTCGCAGTGGA GGTGTTGATCCTAGTATTAGAGCTGAAGTTTGGCCATTCCTACTCGGAGT CTATGACTTGGACAGTACTAAGGAAGAAAGAGACGCTATAAGAACTCAAAATAG AAAGGAGTATGAGAAATTTCGCAGACAATGCCGGCAACTGCTAAAGCACAATAATGGGAGCTTTAAGTTAAATGAAATAGGGGAAATCAGCTATGAAGGGGATGGTGGAAGTCTTATTCAAGATTATGGTTCTCCTAGTTCAGAAGATGCAACAAGTGCAAGAGAATCTCTTTCCAGTGAGGAACATAGTCCAGATGCTGAATATTCAGATGATCCATCTAGTGCCCTGTTGGAAGGAGATGATGTTCCAAACGTCAGCAATGCTGATACCTCTGCACTGGATACTGATTCCACTGATTCAGACTCCTCAGAAGGTCCTGAGATAATTCAGACATTTCCTTCTGATGATGGTCAGGAAGACAGCAATTCCAAGACCCCCAAGGATAATTCTTCTCCCTCTGTAATGCAAGTTCCGTCAAAACTATGGACTAATGAAGATTTTGCCACCTGGCAACGGATCATCCGACTTGATGCAGTACGTGCAAATGGGGAATGGATGCCATACTCCCCTTCTCAAGCTGTGGTACCAGACTGTAGGGCACATCGTTCAGCTGAGGCTGTTGGATTGAAGGATTATGGTCACCTGGATGCCAGCAGAATCTTTCATGCTGCTCGACTGGTTGCAATTCTTGAAGCATATGCTTTATACGACCCTGAAATCGGCTACTGCCAGGGTATGAGTGATTTGCTATCTCCTATAGTTAGTGTTATACCAGAAGATCACGAGGCTTTCTGGTGTTTTGTTGGATTCATGAGAAAGGCTCGGCAAAATTTCAGGCTTGATGAGGTGGGTATTAGGAGGCAACTAGATATAGTTGCAAAAATTATTAAGTTCAAGGATGGCCACCTGTTTAGGCATTTGCAGAAGCTGCAGGCCGAGGATTGCTTTTTTGTGTATAGGATGGTGGTGGTATTGTTTAGAAGGGAGTTGACATTTGAGCAGACTCTTTGCCTTTGGGAAGTAATGTGGGCAGATCAAGCAGCAATCCGAGCAGGTATCGGGAAATCTGCATGGAGCAGAATTAGGCAGCGAGCTCCACCAACAGACGATTTATTGCTTTACGCAATAGCAGCATCAGTTCTACAAAGGAGAAAGTTGATCATTGAGAAGTACAGCAGCATGGACGAGATCATCAAGGAATGCAATGGCATGGCTGGACACCTTGATGTTTGGAAGCTGCTTGATGACGCCCATAACTTGGTTGTCACCCTTCAtgacaaaatgaaaatagagaCATCATTACGATGA
- the LOC106774681 gene encoding uncharacterized protein LOC106774681: MQKPTDYHYQALQHVLRYVKSSPSKGLFFAANSDIQIKGFSDSDMATCPNTRRSTTGYCIFMGSSLVSWRSKKQSTVSRSSTEAEYRALAVTVCEVQWLRYLIQDLQVQPIATAVLYCDNNSARHITHNQSFHERTKHIDLDCHVVREKIQAQLLHLLSE, from the coding sequence ATGCAAAAACCTACTGACTATCATTATCAGGCTTTGCAGCATGTCCTCAGATATGTTAAATCTAGTCCCTCAAAAGGGCTCTTCTTTGCTGCCAACTCTGATATTCAGATCAAAGGTTTCAGTGATTCAGATATGGCCACCTGTCCTAACACAAGGAGATCTACCACCGGGTACTGCATATTTATGGGTTCCTCCCTTGTATCATGGAGGTCGAAGAAGCAAAGTACAGTCTCCAGGTCCTCTACAGAAGCAGAGTATCGAGCTCTTGCTGTCACTGTTTGTGAAGTACAGTGGCTTCGCTATCTTATTCAGGATCTTCAGGTTCAACCTATTGCTACCGCAGTTCTCTATTGTGACAACAACTCCGCAAGGCACATCACTCACAACCAGAGTTTCCATGAGCGGACCAAACACATAGACTTGGACTGTCATGTGGTGCGTGAGAAGATTCAAGCTCAACTTTTGCATCTTCTGTCGGAATAA